In Gopherus evgoodei ecotype Sinaloan lineage unplaced genomic scaffold, rGopEvg1_v1.p scaffold_37_arrow_ctg1, whole genome shotgun sequence, the following proteins share a genomic window:
- the LOC115642085 gene encoding LOW QUALITY PROTEIN: adhesion G protein-coupled receptor E3-like (The sequence of the model RefSeq protein was modified relative to this genomic sequence to represent the inferred CDS: inserted 1 base in 1 codon; substituted 1 base at 1 genomic stop codon), with the protein MSTSGDGSAALSLESTSLWDSGDMDRSAVMVLPQSAELAALATALRSLERTTQNVTTESLAMQTWLVTGNCSQPSEVFTLRAHEETMDVHCDTVTGAATQGLGAAAFISYSTLDSIIHARCLSKGNQPGGGKLGKSHLNSRVVSGAVGDGRPIHLSRPANFTLLYRQAKKEEEEAFCIHWKVVAESGSWSLDGCTAVHTNSTHTTCSCDHLSIFAVLMAPTAVTESSPLTIITYVGLTLSLLCLFLAILTFLLCRSIRNVSTSLHLQLCLCLFLANLLFLIXVTCIHTQVVCAVIAGLLHDLFLACFTWMLLEGLHLFLTIRKLKVVNYTSASQFKKRFMYLFGYGFPALVVAISAGVNSEGYGTSTHCWLSLERGFHWSFLGPVCAIILINIMFFVLTLWILRNRLSSLNEDVSAVRDHRLLTFKAIAQLFILGCTWSLGLQVSPAATVMAYLFTIVSSLQGAFIFLVHCLLNDQVREEYRRWIKGFQTFSTKSQTSDLSMSAXPTASTKTVRCPLLCSNTSL; encoded by the exons ATGTCCACGTCTGGAGATGGGAGTGCGGCGTTATCACTGGAAAG cacctccctctgggacagCGGAGACATGGACAGGTCGGCCGTCATGGTCCTGCCGCAGAGCGCGGAACTGGCTGCACTGGCCACTGCGCTCCGGTCTCTGGAGAGGACAACACAGAACGTGACGACagagtctctgg CTATGCAGACGTGGCTCGTcacagggaactgcagccagcCCAGCGAAGTCTTCACGCTGAGAGCTCACGAGGAGACGATGGACGTGCACTGTGATACGGTCACCGGGGCAGCCACACAAG GTTTGGGGgctgctgcttttatttcctACTCCACCCTGGACTCCATCATCCATGCAAGATGTCTGAGCAAGGGAAATCAACCAGGTGGTGGGAAGCTGGGGAAGAGTCACCTCAACTCCAGGGTGGTGAGTGGGGCCGTCGGAGACGGGAGACCCATTCACCTCTCCAGACCCGCAAACTTCACCCTGCTCTACAGACAG GCcaaaaaagaggaggaagaggcttTCTGCATCC ACTGGAAAGTAGTGGCCGAGAGCGGCAGCTGGTCTCTGGACGGCTGCACCGCCGTGCACACGAACAGCACTCACACCACCTGCAGCTGTGACCATCTCTCCATCTTCGCTGTCCTAATGGCTCCCACTGCAGTGACG GAGAGTTCCCCACTGACCATCATCACCTACGTGGGACTGACCCTCTCCCTGCTGTGCCTCTTCCTCGCCATCCTCACCTTCCTCCTGTGCCGCTCCATCCGCAACGTCAGCACCTCCCTCCACCtgcagctctgcctctgcctcttcctggccAACCTGCTCTTCCTCATCTAGGTGACCTGCATCCACACTCAG GTGGTGTGTGCTGTCATTGCTGGCCTCCTACATGACCTCTTcctggcctgcttcacctggatGTTACTGGAGGGGCTGCACCTCTTCCTCACCATCAGGAAGCTGAAGGTCGTGAATTACACCAGCGCCAGCCAGTTCAAGAAGAGATTCATGTACCTGTTCGGCTATGGATTCCCAGCCCTAGTGGTGGCTATTTCTGCAGGGGTGAATTCTGAAGGCTACGGAACTTCCACACA CTGCTGGCTCAGCCTGGAGAGAGGCTTTCATTGGAGCTTCCTGGGTCCAGTCTGTGCCATAATCCTG aTAAATATAATGTTCTTTGTGCTGACCCTGTGGATCCTGAGAAACAGACTCTCCTCCCTCAATGAAGATGTGTCCGCTGTCAGAGACCACAG GTTACTGACCTTTAAAGCCATCGCCCAGCTCTTCATTCTGGGCTGCACATGGAGCCTTGGTCTCCAAGTCAGCCCAGCAGCCACAGTCATGGCGTATTTATTCACCATCGTCAGCAGCCTGCAGGGAGCCTTCATCTTCCTGGTGCACTGTCTCCTCAATGACCAG